The Streptomyces sp. NBC_01775 genome includes a region encoding these proteins:
- a CDS encoding LLM class flavin-dependent oxidoreductase, with protein sequence MEIGVGLPTTVPDIDGQRLVEWARRAEEHGFSTLGVLDRLVYDNYEPLTSLAAAAAVTQRIKLATTILLAAYRPGTPLLAKQLATIHEISGGRLVVGAAAGGREDDFQATGATYADRGRRLDAMLTELRGIWDGKETDTGVAGIGPRPGGAGPEIIVGGHTPAAMRRAARHANGWIAGGSSATGYADLAAQARAAWQAEGRTDSPRLVALVYACLGPGAARTAESYLRAYYAFIGPKAEMAAKAVITDAGSLRETTAAYAEAGCDELLVFPCTADPAQLDLLAEAALP encoded by the coding sequence GTGGAGATCGGAGTGGGCCTGCCCACCACCGTGCCCGACATCGACGGGCAGCGCCTCGTGGAGTGGGCCAGGCGCGCGGAGGAGCACGGCTTTTCCACCCTGGGCGTGCTCGACCGCCTCGTCTACGACAACTACGAACCCCTCACCTCGCTCGCCGCCGCGGCTGCCGTCACCCAACGGATCAAGCTCGCGACGACGATCCTGCTGGCGGCCTACCGGCCGGGCACCCCGCTGCTGGCCAAACAGCTCGCCACGATTCACGAGATCTCCGGCGGACGGCTGGTGGTAGGGGCGGCGGCAGGCGGACGCGAGGACGACTTCCAAGCGACGGGCGCCACCTACGCGGACCGGGGCCGCCGCCTGGACGCGATGCTGACCGAGCTGCGCGGCATCTGGGACGGCAAGGAGACGGACACCGGCGTCGCGGGGATCGGCCCCCGGCCCGGCGGCGCCGGGCCGGAGATCATCGTCGGCGGCCACACCCCCGCCGCGATGCGCCGCGCCGCCCGGCACGCCAACGGCTGGATAGCGGGCGGCAGTTCGGCCACCGGCTACGCGGATCTGGCGGCACAGGCCCGCGCCGCCTGGCAAGCGGAGGGCCGCACCGACAGCCCGCGGCTGGTCGCGCTCGTCTACGCCTGCCTGGGCCCCGGTGCGGCCCGCACGGCGGAGAGCTATCTGCGCGCCTACTACGCCTTCATCGGGCCCAAGGCCGAGATGGCCGCGAAGGCCGTCATCACCGACGCGGGCTCGCTCCGCGAGACGACCGCCGCCTACGCCGAGGCCGGCTGCGACGAGCTGCTGGTCTTCCCCTGCACCGCCGACCCGGCCCAGCTCGATCTCCTCGCCGAGGCGGCCTTGCCCTGA
- a CDS encoding methyltransferase: MTSATTPAPGPLTGPGADPRAPRAAGGTSDPNDPFGIAAFGLGFASAKLLLSALELGVFTALAETADGTAEAEELRAALSLHPRAASDFFDALTAAGLLERQHGRYRNSEAAQRHLVRGPGYQGGFLEGANFVLYPAWGRLTEALRSGQPQAEGDFEAMLSDPQARRMFLAMQDSLSQPLIPHLLDALDWSGYTTLTDVGGARGNLTGQILRARPGLTGTVFDRPQNAEPCAEHAAGLGVAERITFAGGDFFSDPLPPADVVVIGHVLADFSRDERRTLIEKAYTAVHDGGALLVYDPMNGDKPELASLIASLHMLVMTPAGAGYHPDHCAGWMEQAGFTDVTSRPLPLGNTLLIARKRAA, translated from the coding sequence ATGACATCGGCGACCACCCCCGCCCCCGGGCCGCTCACCGGCCCGGGGGCCGACCCCCGCGCCCCCCGGGCCGCGGGAGGTACGAGCGACCCCAACGACCCCTTCGGCATCGCCGCGTTCGGCCTGGGCTTCGCCTCCGCCAAGCTGCTGCTGAGCGCTCTGGAACTGGGCGTGTTCACCGCGCTGGCCGAGACCGCCGACGGCACGGCCGAGGCCGAGGAACTGCGCGCCGCGCTCAGCCTCCACCCGCGTGCCGCCTCCGACTTCTTCGACGCGCTCACCGCCGCCGGGCTCCTGGAGCGGCAGCACGGCCGCTACCGCAACAGCGAGGCGGCCCAGCGCCATCTGGTGCGCGGCCCCGGCTACCAGGGAGGCTTCCTGGAGGGCGCCAACTTCGTCCTCTACCCGGCCTGGGGACGGCTGACCGAGGCGCTGCGCAGCGGACAGCCGCAGGCCGAGGGCGACTTCGAGGCGATGCTGAGCGACCCGCAGGCCCGCCGGATGTTCCTGGCCATGCAGGACTCGCTCAGCCAGCCCCTGATCCCGCACCTGCTGGACGCGCTCGACTGGTCCGGGTACACGACCCTCACCGACGTGGGCGGCGCCCGGGGCAACCTGACAGGCCAGATCCTGCGTGCGCGCCCCGGGCTGACCGGCACCGTTTTCGACCGTCCGCAGAACGCCGAACCCTGCGCCGAGCACGCCGCCGGACTGGGCGTCGCCGAACGGATCACCTTCGCCGGCGGCGACTTCTTCAGCGACCCGCTGCCGCCCGCCGACGTCGTCGTCATCGGCCACGTCCTCGCGGACTTCTCCCGCGACGAGCGCCGCACGCTGATCGAGAAGGCGTACACAGCCGTCCACGACGGCGGCGCGCTGCTCGTCTACGACCCCATGAACGGCGACAAGCCCGAACTGGCCTCGCTGATCGCCAGCCTCCACATGCTCGTGATGACCCCGGCGGGCGCCGGATACCACCCGGACCACTGCGCGGGCTGGATGGAGCAGGCCGGATTCACCGATGTGACCAGCCGCCCGCTCCCGCTGGGCAACACCCTGCTGATCGCCCGCAAAAGGGCGGCCTGA
- a CDS encoding transferase, whose translation MLADTPYADMGDAELADFLAAWEEWHCRALARFPHPHRIHPTAEIHRTALIGEDVIIGPGVRVWEFSTVRSGSVLSAGVSVGFNCEVTRSFLGEGTILGHRIGLNRTLVGDQAHLSANVTVAAISMWSPHLSMPEREIRFRAPGGIYRCGTPRFGALLGDGVQTGNNVSLGPGLAVGRESRIASGVTLAGRTLPERSTVTAPHTAEAHVRQRRR comes from the coding sequence ATGCTCGCTGACACCCCGTATGCCGACATGGGCGATGCAGAGTTGGCTGACTTCCTGGCGGCGTGGGAGGAGTGGCATTGCCGCGCGCTCGCGCGATTCCCCCATCCTCACCGCATCCACCCCACTGCCGAGATCCATCGAACGGCCCTCATCGGAGAGGACGTCATCATTGGGCCTGGCGTGCGGGTGTGGGAGTTCTCCACCGTACGGTCCGGCTCGGTACTCAGCGCGGGAGTCAGTGTCGGCTTCAACTGCGAAGTGACACGGTCGTTCCTCGGTGAAGGCACAATTCTCGGGCACCGCATCGGCCTCAATCGCACCCTCGTCGGTGACCAGGCGCATCTCTCCGCCAACGTCACCGTCGCCGCGATCAGCATGTGGAGCCCTCACCTGTCCATGCCCGAGCGCGAAATTCGTTTCCGGGCACCCGGCGGGATCTACCGCTGTGGAACGCCCCGCTTCGGGGCACTCCTCGGCGACGGCGTCCAGACAGGCAACAACGTCAGCCTGGGTCCGGGGCTTGCGGTCGGGCGAGAGTCTCGCATCGCCAGCGGCGTCACCCTGGCCGGACGCACCCTCCCGGAGCGCAGCACCGTGACCGCGCCGCACACCGCCGAAGCACACGTGCGTCAGCGACGGAGGTAG
- a CDS encoding helix-turn-helix domain-containing protein has translation MRSVIRLRSTPSAEHEAPGQLVRRIRREQGVTLEQLGQKTGYSAAQLSRLERGLSPMTVEGLRRFADALGIPPRSLGPLLDTLSGRHDELTVPYPRIPVPTLRGREDGESVRRRQFLAGSAAVAASAGALPVDDTPAQASEAQLGEVLVARLRDAMLGLDSSTSAQDSAHLAAELDHAHRDYRTCGYASLAVRLPRLITTAHAASTTDHALLGRGYLLATRLLIKLDEQQLGWMAADRARQLAAAAGEPLVVAESARQLAVLARKAGWHDQALTLALNAADAPELREAGAPGTALRGLLVQSAAYTAAWNGDPVGMREFTAEAAALASSLGDIQLRDLGGFSPATVQLHLVSAENSVGDPARALAAAHAIDPAALPSTERRARLYTDMAHAHHRWGHRDACVTSLLAAERCAPQETHARPAVQALVSGLLLSGRTTPDLRGLATRFGAFHA, from the coding sequence ATGCGATCGGTGATTCGCTTACGGTCTACTCCATCGGCCGAGCACGAAGCTCCGGGCCAACTGGTCCGCCGTATCAGGCGGGAGCAGGGCGTCACGCTGGAGCAACTGGGACAGAAGACCGGGTACTCGGCCGCGCAACTCTCCCGCCTGGAACGCGGACTCTCTCCGATGACGGTCGAGGGCCTCCGCCGCTTCGCCGACGCTCTCGGCATTCCACCCCGTTCTCTGGGGCCCCTCCTTGACACCCTGTCGGGCCGACACGATGAGCTAACCGTCCCCTATCCCCGCATCCCCGTGCCTACGCTGAGAGGCAGGGAGGACGGTGAGAGCGTGAGACGTCGGCAGTTTCTCGCAGGCAGCGCTGCCGTAGCGGCGAGCGCCGGAGCTCTACCCGTCGACGACACCCCCGCCCAGGCCAGTGAGGCTCAGCTGGGCGAAGTCCTCGTCGCACGGCTACGGGACGCGATGCTCGGACTCGACAGCTCGACGTCCGCCCAGGACTCCGCTCACTTGGCCGCCGAACTCGACCACGCGCACCGCGATTACCGCACCTGCGGGTACGCCAGCCTCGCCGTACGCTTGCCGCGCCTCATCACCACCGCCCACGCGGCCTCCACTACGGACCACGCCCTGCTGGGCCGCGGGTATCTCCTCGCGACCCGGCTCCTGATCAAGCTGGACGAGCAGCAACTGGGGTGGATGGCCGCCGACCGTGCTCGGCAGTTGGCGGCAGCAGCCGGGGAGCCACTCGTCGTCGCCGAGTCGGCACGCCAACTCGCCGTCCTTGCCCGTAAAGCCGGGTGGCACGACCAAGCGCTCACCCTCGCACTCAACGCGGCCGACGCGCCCGAGCTGCGCGAGGCGGGCGCACCGGGCACCGCGCTGCGGGGACTGCTGGTGCAGTCCGCCGCCTACACCGCCGCCTGGAACGGAGACCCCGTCGGCATGCGGGAATTCACCGCTGAAGCTGCCGCCCTCGCCTCCAGCCTCGGCGACATCCAGTTGAGAGATCTTGGCGGCTTCAGCCCCGCCACTGTGCAGCTGCATCTCGTCTCGGCTGAGAACAGCGTGGGGGACCCGGCCCGGGCTCTGGCCGCAGCACACGCCATCGACCCAGCCGCGCTGCCCAGCACCGAGCGACGCGCTCGCCTGTATACGGACATGGCCCACGCCCACCACCGGTGGGGGCACCGGGACGCGTGCGTTACCAGCCTTCTGGCAGCCGAACGCTGCGCCCCTCAGGAGACACACGCACGCCCCGCCGTCCAAGCCCTCGTGTCCGGCCTGCTGCTGTCCGGCCGTACGACACCCGATCTCCGGGGCCTTGCCACCCGCT